The following are encoded in a window of Phaseolus vulgaris cultivar G19833 chromosome 3, P. vulgaris v2.0, whole genome shotgun sequence genomic DNA:
- the LOC137807066 gene encoding S-adenosylmethionine synthase-like isoform X1, with product MLSFQLAALDFRVQTKPHSTFLSLSLLFYLSSFKSLKMAETFLFTSESVNEGHPDKLCDQISDAVLDACLEQDPESKVACETCTKTNLVMVFGEITTKANINYEKIVRDTCRNIGFISNDVGLDADNCKVFVNIEQQSPDIAQGVHGHLTKRPEEIGAGDQGHMFGYATDETPELMPLSHVLATKLGARLTEVRKNGTCSWLRPDGKTQVTVEYYNDKGAMVPVRVHTVLISTQHDETVTNDEIAADLKEHVIKPVIPEKYLDEKTIFHLNPSGRFVIGGPHGDAGLTGRKIIIDTYGGWGAHGGGAFSGKDPTKVDRSGAYIVRQAAKSIVASELARRCIVQVSYAIGVPEPLSVFVDTYGTGKIPDKEILKIVKENFDFRPGMISINLDLKRGGNSRFLKTAAYGHFGREDPDFTWEVVKPLKWEKA from the exons ATGCTCTCATTTCAACTCGCAGCGCTTGACTTCAGAGTTCAGACAAAGCCCCACTCAACCTTCCTATCACTCTCTCTGCTTTTCTACCTTTCAAG ttttaaaagtttaaagatGGCAGAGACATTTCTGTTTACCTCGGAGTCTGTGAACGAGGGACACCCAGACAAGCTTTGCGACCAAATATCGGATGCTGTGCTTGACGCCTGCCTTGAGCAAGATCCGGAGAGCAAGGTTGCGTGTGAGACATGCACCAAAACCAACTTGGTCATGGTCTTCGGAGAAATCACCACCAAGGCCAACATTAACTACGAGAAGATCGTACGTGACACTTGCAGGAATATCGGATTCATCTCAAACGATGTGGGACTTGATGCCGACAACTGCAAGGTCTTTGTGAACATTGAGCAGCAGAGCCCTGATATTGCCCAGGGTGTCCATGGCCACCTCACCAAAAGACCTGAAGAAATCGGTGCTGGCGACCAGGGTCACATGTTCGGCTATGCCACCGATGAGACCCCTGAATTGATGCCATTGAGCCATGTCCTTGCAACCAAACTTGGGGCTCGTCTCACTGAGGTTCGCAAGAACGGTACCTGCTCTTGGCTCAGGCCCGATGGCAAGACCCAAGTCACTGTTGAGTATTACAATGACAAGGGTGCCATGGTTCCAGTTCGTGTTCACACAGTGCTCATCTCCACACAACATGACGAGACTGTGACCAACGATGAAATTGCTGCTGATCTGAAGGAGCACGTGATCAAGCCTGTGATTCCCGAGAAGTATCTTGATGAGAAGACAATTTTCCACTTGAACCCCTCTGGCCGTTTTGTCATCGGTGGTCCTCATGGCGATGCCGGTCTTACTGGCAGGAAAATCATCATTGATACCTATGGAGGATGGGGTGCTCATGGCGGCGGTGCCTTCTCTGGGAAGGACCCTACGAAGGTTGATAGGAGTGGTGCTTACATTGTGAGGCAGGCTGCTAAGAGCATTGTGGCGAGTGAACTGGCGAGGAGATGCATTGTGCAAGTGTCTTATGCTATTGGTGTGCCTGAGCCTTTGTCGGTTTTCGTTGATACCTATGGGACTGGAAAGATCCCTGACAAGGAGATCCTGAAGATTGTGAAGGAAAACTTTGACTTCAGGCCTGGTATGATTTCCATCAACCTTGATCTGAAGAGGGGTGGGAATAGCAGGTTCTTGAAGACTGCTGCATATGGACACTTCGGCAGAGAGGACCCTGACTTCACATGGGAAGTGGTCAAGCCCCTTAAGTGGGAAAAGGCCTAA
- the LOC137807065 gene encoding pleiotropic drug resistance protein 3-like isoform X1 — MELTPRGRTQGHVLTFERDADSFVEEDKELQSKWAAIEKLPTFKRIKTSFVDITQEDTGSSSRETVEKFGAWRSSSKRVVDVTKLGAVEKRLFIDRLIKHIENDNLQLLQKLRERMDRVNVKLPTVEIKYKNLNVGAECEVVQGKALPTLWNSFSSTFSGFMKTISCNSQGAEISILNDVSGIVKPSRLTLLLGPPGCGKTTLLKALAGKLEQSLKVSGEISYNGYKLDEFVPQKSSAYISQYDLHVPEMTVRETIDFSARCQGVGSRADIVAEITRREKEEGIIPDADIDTYMKAISVEGQSENLQTEYVLKILGLDICADILVGDALDRGISGGQKKRLTTGEMIVGPIKALFMDEISTGLDSSTTFQIVTCLQQLVHITDATAVLSLLQPAPETYELFDDLILMAEGKIVYHGPRSQALQFFKDCGFWCPERKGVADFLQEVISKKDQRQYWYRTDIPYRYISVDEFSQIFISSYWGRMLSDELSQPNDKSESHKRALSFSKYSLGKLDLFTACMKREILLMKRNSFIYVFKTVQLTITAIITMTVFLRTQRDEDLIGANYLLGSLYYTLVRLMTNGVAELIMTITRLPVVDKQTEFYLYPAWAYCLPSAILKIPFSVLDSIVWTSVTYYVIGYSPEITRFLRQFLLLVTLHMSSTSMCRFLASVFKTDVAATTVGSLVLALMFLFGGFILPRPSLPRWLRWGFWLSPMSYGEIGITLNEFQAPRWQKIQEGNITVGKEVLSSHGLDFDSNFYWISVGALLGFTILFDFGFVLALTYIKQPKMSRALVSKKKLSQLNEQGRSDSVELKSVTVDIGHTPRGNQSTGKMVLPFEPLSIAFKDVQYFVDVPPEMKKHGSDEKRLQLLRDITGAFRPGVLTALMGVSGAGKTTLMDVLSGRKTGGIIEGEIRIAGYPKVQKTFERVSGYCEQNDIHSPYITIEESVKYSAWLRLPTEIDSATKGKFVEEVLETIELDSVKDCLVGVPGQSGLSTEQRKRLTIAVELVSNPSIIFMDEPTSGLDARAAAVVMRAVKNVVATGRTTVCTIHQPSIDIFETFDELILMKSGGQIIYSGMLGHHSSRLIEYFQNIPGVPKIMDNYNPATWMLEATSASVEAKLKIDFAQIYKESHLYQDTLEVVRVLSEPAPGSTDLHFSTRFPQNSLGQFMACLWKQHLSYWRSPEYNLTRFIFMIVCAIIFGAVFWQKGNEINNQQDLFNVLGSMYIAVIFLGLNYCSTILPYVATERAVLYREKFAGMYSSTAYSFAQVAIEIPYILVQSILYVAITYPMIGFHWSVQKVFWYFYTTFCTFLYFVYLGMMIMSMSSNLDIASVLSTAVYTIFNLFSGFLMPGPKIPKWWVWCYWICPTAWSLNGLLTSQYGDLEKEVTVFGKRQSVGSFLRDYYGFRHDRLSLVAVVLIAYPIVYASLFAYFIRKMNYQKR; from the exons ATGGAGTTAACTCCAAGAGGAAGGACTCAGGGCCATGTGTTGACCTTTGAGAGAGATGCGGATTCTTTTGTGGAGGAAGACAAGGAGCTTCAGTCCAAGTGGGCTGCCATAGAGAAGCTACCAACTTTCAAAAGGATTAAGACTTCTTTTGTTGATATCACTCAGGAGGATACTGGAAGCAGCAGCAGAGAAACAGTGGAAAAGTTTGGAGCTTGGAGAAGCAGCAGCAAAAGGGTGGTCGATGTTACCAAGCTTGGAGCAGTGGAAAAGCGTTTATTCATTGACAGGCTCATAAAGCACATTGAGAATGATAACCTCCAACTGCTGCAGAAACTAAGAGAAAGGATGGACAG AGTCAATGTGAAGTTACCTACTGTGGAGATCAAGTACAAGAACCTGAATGTAGGAGCAGAATGTGAGGTTGTTCAAGGGAAGGCACTCCCAACTCTATGGAACTCTTTTTCTAGCACATTTTCT GGTTTCATGAAGACTATATCGTGTAATTCTCAAGGAGCAGAGATAAGCATTCTGAATGATGTCAGTGGCATCGTTAAGCCATCAAG GCTTACTCTTCTTCTTGGTCCACCAGGCTGTGGGAAAACAACCCTGTTAAAGGCACTGGCTGGAAAACTAGAGCAGTCTCTCAAG GTTTCTGGAGAAATCTCTTACAATGGTTACAAGCTAGACGAATTTGTTCCTCAAAAATCATCAGCTTACATAAGCCAGTATGACCTGCACGTCCCAGAGATGACTGTGAGAGAAACAATTGACTTTTCGGCTCGCTGTCAGGGAGTTGGAAGCAGAGCTG ATATAGTGGCTGAAATCACCAGGAGGGAAAAAGAAGAAGGAATCATCCCCGACGCAGATATTGATACCTATATGAAG GCAATTTCAGTTGAAGGACAGAGCGAAAATCTTCAAACAGAATATGTTTTAAAG ATTCTCGGACTGGATATCTGTGCTGACATATTGGTAGGTGATGCACTAGATAGAGGCATTTCAGGTGGACAGAAGAAAAGACTAACTACAG GAGAGATGATCGTGGGTCCTATAAAAGCTCTTTTTATGGATGAAATATCAACTGGCTTGGACAGCTCCACAACCTTTCAAATAGTTACATGTCTCCAGCAATTGGTGCACATAACAGATGCAACTGCAGTACTTTCTCTCCTTCAACCAGCACCGGAAACTTATGAGTTGTTTGATGATCTTATATTGATGGCTGAGGGTAAAATAGTATACCATGGCCCCCGCAGTCAAGCACTCCAATTTTTTAAGGATTGTGGTTTCTGGTGTCCTGAAAGAAAAGGAGTTGCAGACTTTCTTCAAGAG GTAATCTCTAAGAAGGATCAAAGGCAATACTGGTACCGCACAGATATTCCTTACAGATATATTTCAGTGGATGAATTCTCTCAAATATTCATATCAAGTTATTGGGGAAGAATGTTAAGTGATGAGCTCTCACAGCCAAACGATAAATCTGAATCCCATAAAAGAGCTTTATCATTTAGCAAGTACTCTCTGGGAAAATTGGATTTGTTTACAGCTTGTATGAAAAGGGAGATTCTCCTCATGAAACGAAATTCATTTATCTATGTGTTTAAAACTGTACAG CTTACAATCACAGCAATCATAACAATGACAGTCTTCTTACGCACTCAGAGGGATGAGGACTTGATAGGTGCAAACTATTTATTGGGTTCATTGTACTATACACTTGTCCGCCTCATGACTAATGGAGTTGCAGAATTGATCATGACTATTACTAGACTCCCTGTTGTTGATAAACAGACGGAATTCTATCTCTATCCAGCTTGGGCATACTGCCTTCCATCTGCAATTCTAAAGATTCCATTTTCAGTACTTGATTCTATTGTTTGGACATCAGTAACATATTATGTTATAGGCTACAGCCCTGAAATAACAAG GTTCCTCCGCCAGTTTCTTTTGCTTGTTACTTTGCATATGTCATCCACCTCCATGTGTCGTTTCCTGGCTTCAGTTTTCAAAACTGATGTTGCAGCTACAACTGTTGGTTCCTTGGTCCTAGCACTGATGTTCTTGTTTGGAGGCTTTATTCTTCCTCGGC CATCACTACCACGGTGGTTGAGGTGGGGATTTTGGCTTTCTCCAATGTCATATGGGGAAATTGGAATAACACTAAATGAATTTCAAGCTCCTCGCTGGCAAAAG ATCCAAGAGGGAAATATCACAGTAGGGAAGGAGGTTCTTAGTAGTCACGGTTTAGACTTTGACAGTAACTTCTATTGGATATCAGTTGGAGCCCTACTTGGTTTCACCATACTGTTTGATTTTGGATTTGTCTTGGCATTAACATACATAAAAC AGCCTAAGATGTCTCGAGCTTTAGTCTCAAAAAAGAAGCTCTCTCAGCTAAATGAACAAGGAAGAAGTGATAGTGTGGAACTGAAGTCAGTTACCGTTGATATTGGCCACACACCAAGGGGAAATCAAAGCACAG GGAAAATGGTCCTTCCCTTTGAGCCATTGTCAATAGCATTTAAGGATGTCCAGTACTTTGTTGATGTTCCACCG GAGATGAAAAAACATGGTTCCGATGAGAAAAGGCTACAATTGCTCCGTGATATCACTGGAGCTTTTAGGCCAGGAGTTCTCACTGCACTGATGGGGGTCAGTGGAGCAGGGAAGACAACTCTAATGGATGTTCTTTCCGGAAGAAAAACTGGAGGTATCATTGAAGGAGAAATAAGAATTGCAGGATACCCTAAAGTACAAAAGACATTTGAAAGAGTTTCAGGTTACTGTGAGCAGAATGACATACATTCTCCATATATAACCATTGAAGAATCTGTCAAATACTCAGCTTGGTTGCGATTGCCAACAGAAATTGATTCAGCCACAAAAGGG AAATTTGTTGAAGAAGTCCTTGAAACAATTGAACTTGACAGTGTAAAGGATTGCTTAGTTGGCGTACCTGGCCAAAGTGGCTTATCTACCGAGCAACGTAAAAGACTAACCATTGCAGTGGAACTTGTTTCCAATCCATCAATAATATTCATGGATGAACCTACATCTGGTTTGGATGCTCGAGCAGCTGCAGTTGTTATGCGTGCAGTGAAGAATGTTGTTGCCACTGGCAGAACCACTGTTTGCACTATACACCAACCAAGCATCGACATATTTGAGACTTTTGATGAG TTGATTCTAATGAAATCTGGTGGACAGATTATTTATAGTGGAATGCTAGGCCATCATTCAAGTAGACTGATTGAATATTTTCAG AATATACCTGGGGTGCCAAAGATCATGGACAATTATAATCCTGCAACCTGGATGTTGGAAGCTACCTCTGCATCTGTAGAAGCAAAACTCAAAATAGATTTTGCTCAAATATATAAGGAGTCACACCTTTACCA GGATACCCTTGAAGTGGTAAGAGTGTTAAGTGAACCAGCACCAGGTTCGACAGACCTACATTTCTCAACTAGATTCCCACAAAATAGCTTGGGACAGTTCATGGCATGCTTATGGAAGCAACACTTGTCCTATTGGAGAAGTCCTGAGTACAACTTAACACGTTTCATATTCATGATTGTTTGTGCAATAATATTTGGAGCAGTATTTTGGCAGAAAGGGAATGAAAT AAACAATCAGCAGGATTTGTTCAACGTACTTGGATCCATGTATATTGCTGTAATATTCTTGGGTCTAAATTACTGCTCTACAATTCTGCCATATGTGGCTACTGAGCGTGCTGTTTTGTACCGAGAAAAGTTTGCTGGAATGTATTCTTCCACTGCTTATTCATTTGCACAG GTGGCCATTGAAATACCATATATCTTAGTGCAATCAATTTTATATGTGGCCATCACATATCCAATGATAGGTTTCCATTGGTCAGTTCAGAAAGTGTTTTGGTACTTCTACACCACATTCTGTACATTTTTGTACTTTGTATACCTTGGAATGATGATAATGTCAATGAGCTCGAATCTCGACATAGCATCTGTATTGTCAACCGCAGTCTACACCATATTCAATCTCTTTTCTGGATTTCTCATGCCAGGACCG AAAATTCCTAAATGGTGGGTTTGGTGCTACTGGATTTGTCCTACTGCTTGGTCCTTGAATGGCCTCCTAACTTCACAATATGGAGATTTGGAGAAGGAGGTAACAGTCTTTGGGAAGCGCCAATCAGTTGGTTCCTTTTTACGAGATTACTATGGTTTCCGGCATGACAGATTAAGCCTTGTGGCTGTGGTGCTCATTGCTTACCCAATTGTTTATGCTTCTCTGTTTGCTTATTTCATAAGGAAAATGAATTACCAAAAGAGATAA
- the LOC137807065 gene encoding pleiotropic drug resistance protein 3-like isoform X2 produces the protein MIVGPIKALFMDEISTGLDSSTTFQIVTCLQQLVHITDATAVLSLLQPAPETYELFDDLILMAEGKIVYHGPRSQALQFFKDCGFWCPERKGVADFLQEVISKKDQRQYWYRTDIPYRYISVDEFSQIFISSYWGRMLSDELSQPNDKSESHKRALSFSKYSLGKLDLFTACMKREILLMKRNSFIYVFKTVQLTITAIITMTVFLRTQRDEDLIGANYLLGSLYYTLVRLMTNGVAELIMTITRLPVVDKQTEFYLYPAWAYCLPSAILKIPFSVLDSIVWTSVTYYVIGYSPEITRFLRQFLLLVTLHMSSTSMCRFLASVFKTDVAATTVGSLVLALMFLFGGFILPRPSLPRWLRWGFWLSPMSYGEIGITLNEFQAPRWQKIQEGNITVGKEVLSSHGLDFDSNFYWISVGALLGFTILFDFGFVLALTYIKQPKMSRALVSKKKLSQLNEQGRSDSVELKSVTVDIGHTPRGNQSTGKMVLPFEPLSIAFKDVQYFVDVPPEMKKHGSDEKRLQLLRDITGAFRPGVLTALMGVSGAGKTTLMDVLSGRKTGGIIEGEIRIAGYPKVQKTFERVSGYCEQNDIHSPYITIEESVKYSAWLRLPTEIDSATKGKFVEEVLETIELDSVKDCLVGVPGQSGLSTEQRKRLTIAVELVSNPSIIFMDEPTSGLDARAAAVVMRAVKNVVATGRTTVCTIHQPSIDIFETFDELILMKSGGQIIYSGMLGHHSSRLIEYFQNIPGVPKIMDNYNPATWMLEATSASVEAKLKIDFAQIYKESHLYQDTLEVVRVLSEPAPGSTDLHFSTRFPQNSLGQFMACLWKQHLSYWRSPEYNLTRFIFMIVCAIIFGAVFWQKGNEINNQQDLFNVLGSMYIAVIFLGLNYCSTILPYVATERAVLYREKFAGMYSSTAYSFAQVAIEIPYILVQSILYVAITYPMIGFHWSVQKVFWYFYTTFCTFLYFVYLGMMIMSMSSNLDIASVLSTAVYTIFNLFSGFLMPGPKIPKWWVWCYWICPTAWSLNGLLTSQYGDLEKEVTVFGKRQSVGSFLRDYYGFRHDRLSLVAVVLIAYPIVYASLFAYFIRKMNYQKR, from the exons ATGATCGTGGGTCCTATAAAAGCTCTTTTTATGGATGAAATATCAACTGGCTTGGACAGCTCCACAACCTTTCAAATAGTTACATGTCTCCAGCAATTGGTGCACATAACAGATGCAACTGCAGTACTTTCTCTCCTTCAACCAGCACCGGAAACTTATGAGTTGTTTGATGATCTTATATTGATGGCTGAGGGTAAAATAGTATACCATGGCCCCCGCAGTCAAGCACTCCAATTTTTTAAGGATTGTGGTTTCTGGTGTCCTGAAAGAAAAGGAGTTGCAGACTTTCTTCAAGAG GTAATCTCTAAGAAGGATCAAAGGCAATACTGGTACCGCACAGATATTCCTTACAGATATATTTCAGTGGATGAATTCTCTCAAATATTCATATCAAGTTATTGGGGAAGAATGTTAAGTGATGAGCTCTCACAGCCAAACGATAAATCTGAATCCCATAAAAGAGCTTTATCATTTAGCAAGTACTCTCTGGGAAAATTGGATTTGTTTACAGCTTGTATGAAAAGGGAGATTCTCCTCATGAAACGAAATTCATTTATCTATGTGTTTAAAACTGTACAG CTTACAATCACAGCAATCATAACAATGACAGTCTTCTTACGCACTCAGAGGGATGAGGACTTGATAGGTGCAAACTATTTATTGGGTTCATTGTACTATACACTTGTCCGCCTCATGACTAATGGAGTTGCAGAATTGATCATGACTATTACTAGACTCCCTGTTGTTGATAAACAGACGGAATTCTATCTCTATCCAGCTTGGGCATACTGCCTTCCATCTGCAATTCTAAAGATTCCATTTTCAGTACTTGATTCTATTGTTTGGACATCAGTAACATATTATGTTATAGGCTACAGCCCTGAAATAACAAG GTTCCTCCGCCAGTTTCTTTTGCTTGTTACTTTGCATATGTCATCCACCTCCATGTGTCGTTTCCTGGCTTCAGTTTTCAAAACTGATGTTGCAGCTACAACTGTTGGTTCCTTGGTCCTAGCACTGATGTTCTTGTTTGGAGGCTTTATTCTTCCTCGGC CATCACTACCACGGTGGTTGAGGTGGGGATTTTGGCTTTCTCCAATGTCATATGGGGAAATTGGAATAACACTAAATGAATTTCAAGCTCCTCGCTGGCAAAAG ATCCAAGAGGGAAATATCACAGTAGGGAAGGAGGTTCTTAGTAGTCACGGTTTAGACTTTGACAGTAACTTCTATTGGATATCAGTTGGAGCCCTACTTGGTTTCACCATACTGTTTGATTTTGGATTTGTCTTGGCATTAACATACATAAAAC AGCCTAAGATGTCTCGAGCTTTAGTCTCAAAAAAGAAGCTCTCTCAGCTAAATGAACAAGGAAGAAGTGATAGTGTGGAACTGAAGTCAGTTACCGTTGATATTGGCCACACACCAAGGGGAAATCAAAGCACAG GGAAAATGGTCCTTCCCTTTGAGCCATTGTCAATAGCATTTAAGGATGTCCAGTACTTTGTTGATGTTCCACCG GAGATGAAAAAACATGGTTCCGATGAGAAAAGGCTACAATTGCTCCGTGATATCACTGGAGCTTTTAGGCCAGGAGTTCTCACTGCACTGATGGGGGTCAGTGGAGCAGGGAAGACAACTCTAATGGATGTTCTTTCCGGAAGAAAAACTGGAGGTATCATTGAAGGAGAAATAAGAATTGCAGGATACCCTAAAGTACAAAAGACATTTGAAAGAGTTTCAGGTTACTGTGAGCAGAATGACATACATTCTCCATATATAACCATTGAAGAATCTGTCAAATACTCAGCTTGGTTGCGATTGCCAACAGAAATTGATTCAGCCACAAAAGGG AAATTTGTTGAAGAAGTCCTTGAAACAATTGAACTTGACAGTGTAAAGGATTGCTTAGTTGGCGTACCTGGCCAAAGTGGCTTATCTACCGAGCAACGTAAAAGACTAACCATTGCAGTGGAACTTGTTTCCAATCCATCAATAATATTCATGGATGAACCTACATCTGGTTTGGATGCTCGAGCAGCTGCAGTTGTTATGCGTGCAGTGAAGAATGTTGTTGCCACTGGCAGAACCACTGTTTGCACTATACACCAACCAAGCATCGACATATTTGAGACTTTTGATGAG TTGATTCTAATGAAATCTGGTGGACAGATTATTTATAGTGGAATGCTAGGCCATCATTCAAGTAGACTGATTGAATATTTTCAG AATATACCTGGGGTGCCAAAGATCATGGACAATTATAATCCTGCAACCTGGATGTTGGAAGCTACCTCTGCATCTGTAGAAGCAAAACTCAAAATAGATTTTGCTCAAATATATAAGGAGTCACACCTTTACCA GGATACCCTTGAAGTGGTAAGAGTGTTAAGTGAACCAGCACCAGGTTCGACAGACCTACATTTCTCAACTAGATTCCCACAAAATAGCTTGGGACAGTTCATGGCATGCTTATGGAAGCAACACTTGTCCTATTGGAGAAGTCCTGAGTACAACTTAACACGTTTCATATTCATGATTGTTTGTGCAATAATATTTGGAGCAGTATTTTGGCAGAAAGGGAATGAAAT AAACAATCAGCAGGATTTGTTCAACGTACTTGGATCCATGTATATTGCTGTAATATTCTTGGGTCTAAATTACTGCTCTACAATTCTGCCATATGTGGCTACTGAGCGTGCTGTTTTGTACCGAGAAAAGTTTGCTGGAATGTATTCTTCCACTGCTTATTCATTTGCACAG GTGGCCATTGAAATACCATATATCTTAGTGCAATCAATTTTATATGTGGCCATCACATATCCAATGATAGGTTTCCATTGGTCAGTTCAGAAAGTGTTTTGGTACTTCTACACCACATTCTGTACATTTTTGTACTTTGTATACCTTGGAATGATGATAATGTCAATGAGCTCGAATCTCGACATAGCATCTGTATTGTCAACCGCAGTCTACACCATATTCAATCTCTTTTCTGGATTTCTCATGCCAGGACCG AAAATTCCTAAATGGTGGGTTTGGTGCTACTGGATTTGTCCTACTGCTTGGTCCTTGAATGGCCTCCTAACTTCACAATATGGAGATTTGGAGAAGGAGGTAACAGTCTTTGGGAAGCGCCAATCAGTTGGTTCCTTTTTACGAGATTACTATGGTTTCCGGCATGACAGATTAAGCCTTGTGGCTGTGGTGCTCATTGCTTACCCAATTGTTTATGCTTCTCTGTTTGCTTATTTCATAAGGAAAATGAATTACCAAAAGAGATAA
- the LOC137807066 gene encoding S-adenosylmethionine synthase-like isoform X2 → MAETFLFTSESVNEGHPDKLCDQISDAVLDACLEQDPESKVACETCTKTNLVMVFGEITTKANINYEKIVRDTCRNIGFISNDVGLDADNCKVFVNIEQQSPDIAQGVHGHLTKRPEEIGAGDQGHMFGYATDETPELMPLSHVLATKLGARLTEVRKNGTCSWLRPDGKTQVTVEYYNDKGAMVPVRVHTVLISTQHDETVTNDEIAADLKEHVIKPVIPEKYLDEKTIFHLNPSGRFVIGGPHGDAGLTGRKIIIDTYGGWGAHGGGAFSGKDPTKVDRSGAYIVRQAAKSIVASELARRCIVQVSYAIGVPEPLSVFVDTYGTGKIPDKEILKIVKENFDFRPGMISINLDLKRGGNSRFLKTAAYGHFGREDPDFTWEVVKPLKWEKA, encoded by the coding sequence atGGCAGAGACATTTCTGTTTACCTCGGAGTCTGTGAACGAGGGACACCCAGACAAGCTTTGCGACCAAATATCGGATGCTGTGCTTGACGCCTGCCTTGAGCAAGATCCGGAGAGCAAGGTTGCGTGTGAGACATGCACCAAAACCAACTTGGTCATGGTCTTCGGAGAAATCACCACCAAGGCCAACATTAACTACGAGAAGATCGTACGTGACACTTGCAGGAATATCGGATTCATCTCAAACGATGTGGGACTTGATGCCGACAACTGCAAGGTCTTTGTGAACATTGAGCAGCAGAGCCCTGATATTGCCCAGGGTGTCCATGGCCACCTCACCAAAAGACCTGAAGAAATCGGTGCTGGCGACCAGGGTCACATGTTCGGCTATGCCACCGATGAGACCCCTGAATTGATGCCATTGAGCCATGTCCTTGCAACCAAACTTGGGGCTCGTCTCACTGAGGTTCGCAAGAACGGTACCTGCTCTTGGCTCAGGCCCGATGGCAAGACCCAAGTCACTGTTGAGTATTACAATGACAAGGGTGCCATGGTTCCAGTTCGTGTTCACACAGTGCTCATCTCCACACAACATGACGAGACTGTGACCAACGATGAAATTGCTGCTGATCTGAAGGAGCACGTGATCAAGCCTGTGATTCCCGAGAAGTATCTTGATGAGAAGACAATTTTCCACTTGAACCCCTCTGGCCGTTTTGTCATCGGTGGTCCTCATGGCGATGCCGGTCTTACTGGCAGGAAAATCATCATTGATACCTATGGAGGATGGGGTGCTCATGGCGGCGGTGCCTTCTCTGGGAAGGACCCTACGAAGGTTGATAGGAGTGGTGCTTACATTGTGAGGCAGGCTGCTAAGAGCATTGTGGCGAGTGAACTGGCGAGGAGATGCATTGTGCAAGTGTCTTATGCTATTGGTGTGCCTGAGCCTTTGTCGGTTTTCGTTGATACCTATGGGACTGGAAAGATCCCTGACAAGGAGATCCTGAAGATTGTGAAGGAAAACTTTGACTTCAGGCCTGGTATGATTTCCATCAACCTTGATCTGAAGAGGGGTGGGAATAGCAGGTTCTTGAAGACTGCTGCATATGGACACTTCGGCAGAGAGGACCCTGACTTCACATGGGAAGTGGTCAAGCCCCTTAAGTGGGAAAAGGCCTAA